aaatatataattgggGTCGCACGTTTTTTTACTGTTCATTTATCTTATTGGATATTTGCATGCTAAGTAGTCACTGCGAAGAGCTTGACCTGCTAATTAAGCTTTTGACCCCTGCGCTCTATGAATTTGCATTcacctgatttttttttaaaaaaagtgctCCGTATTAAAAAGTAGGGTAAAATCTAAGCAAGCACTGGgcatttcttaaaaaaagaaatgaggTTTGAAATATTTGTAGTTTTCTTtcattgtttctttcttttttttttctctattgttCTTActaaatatatagattatattttttgtcagaacaaaataaattattttatagataaaatatattttttttattaattacgAATGCTAAGGTTTTATATGGAGCGAAATGGAAATCTAGCCTctcagacaaaaaaaaaaaagaaaaagaaaaatcctaaATATGTTATATGTGTGATCTAATTTATTTCAATATGTATAATGAGTCACAGCTACGTACAAAAGTCTAGTTAGATATATACTTTGAGAAGTACGGATGTCTCTAAACTCTTTAGCTATTTTTTATGCTGGAGTTTCCAAATCAATGATAGATATTGTTAGATTGGatttaaagaatttaaaaagataaattttgcaattattCGATATTACTTTTCTAGTaatctcaaaatcaacaatattatttttttgatatatactgcttatattttatatcaaaattaacaaaatcgatcattaatttgaaatctttctcatcaaaaattatttgagaatatacagatttttatttctaaaagcatCATAGCTAGATTCTAATTTGATTAGTTCAAATATATAGTTGGCTATGCCGATCAAAGCGATGCGGTTTTgtgtatagtagttggattacatcaTTTATATCTCAAACTAACCAAATcaatcttctatatatatatatatatatatatatatatatatatatatatattaaaaagaaattataatgaGATAGGTAAATTTTAGAGGCACAATATGATTTGGGGACGTGATCATGTAGTGTCATTCACAGCATTGTAGACGTTTTTCTATCAGGGCTCGGCTTACGAGAACTCGAAACACGTCGTGGACCCGGCGGAGTCGGATCCGGCGCGCGAGTCGGAGTTGTAACCCGAGAGAGATCGACTAGTTTACTACTTTACTTATTACAATGCCtcgttaattaattaattaattaattacacatCACCAATCCCTTCGTGCCCTGTGTCGCGCTTGAGACATATGTTTCTCCAATTACGCTATTGACTTTCACGTACTTGCATAACTAGATTCTAAATCAGCGAgtcaattttgatattttaaatatagcaAAAGCATTCTTCAAAGTAATTTATTCTACTATAATAAGATGCGTACTTATTTATATTCTATAACGAAACTAGAATATTACTATTTATCCTAAAAGGAACTAGTAAAAACTGTCACCTCATCACCTTGGTATAACTAAATATATAGTTGTAAAAATTAACTTTATAagtgaataattatttttcttaactaTTAATTTATGACTATTGCTACGTAAGATTTAATTTATGTGTAACTGtgtaaatagtaaaatactAGGGACcatttggttagatgtaattataaatacagtgtagttgGAGATGTATATAATTGAAAATGCtgcagttacaactacatgcATCATATTTGATTGAATATAGTAAAATGCgctgcaactataaataatttgtttggttacatacagttgagaaataatttttaaaattttattattttatatatacgatggtgagattacctctaatattaaaaaaaatatattttttgtttaaaaaatatttaaagaggtAAGATTATTTTTTGTCTAAAGTTATTCCAACTGCTACTGTTGGAACTGCCGTCAATTTGGATATAGTTCCAACTTCTGCAATTAGACCTCCCTCTTTAGTTTCTACTGCAACAGTTAGAGTTAAGCATATCAAACCAAACATCCAATTTGTATTTACATACAATTACAACTGCCGTATAGTTGCAATTATATATAACCAAACGGTCTCTTAATGATTGATACgtaaatttagttgttttatatttttaattaaattcatttttttaaaaaaaaaacagatgacactctttatttttcttaaacatTTTCTTTTGCTATCTGAAATGAAAAATGAAGCGAGAATAAAatcatttaattaataaaaattgaaaCTGACTGTAGATTAATTAGTGTAATGAAGTAGACTTAAACTCATTAAAATCCTGAGCTAAATGGCACTCCGGTGGACGGTATCCACGTCCTGCCGGCGATAAATCGGCCGGCGCTAAACTCCTTGATCGTCGATGCCCGCGCAATGAGATGATAACCCGGCCACCTGACCCGGCCGGAGAGCCTCGACCCCGGCCCCGTGTTCCGGAACTCGGCGTAGTACAGCGTGCTCAGCGCGAAGTTCCCGTTGAACGGCAACCACCCGGCCGGGTCGATGATCGAGTCGATGTAGCTCCGCACGAAGATCGTCCGCGAGTACTGCATCCACGGCCGGCCGAGGTACGACCGCACCGCCCGCTCCACCGGCACGAACTCTGGCGCGGCACGGATTGCCGACGACTGGACGACGATCCCCGTGTTCTGGTTCGGGTCGCTGCGGCCCTGCGCGGTGATCACGTTCGACTCGCCGGCCCTCGGCCGCCGCACGAAGATGTTGCAGTTCTGGAAAACCGCAGCCGCGTTGCCGAAAATGAAGTCGATCGTCCCGTAGACGTCGCATTCGCGGTAGAACTGACGCTGCGAGAAGACGCAGAGCGTGTCCTGGTAGCCCTCGAAGCTGCACCGGTAGAAAACGGAGCGGTCCGACGCCGAGAGCAGCGCGACGGCCTGCGAGCCCGGCCCGAACGTGTTTCGGAACGTGATTCCGGTCGCCATGAATCCGTCGGCGAACACGCCTGAATCAGTGATGATCGGCAATTATTACTAACTAACTAAGGTGATTAATTTAACTTAAATCGGTGATTTTAGCGTCGTACTAAATGTTGGGGAGCTAAAGGTGGTGAAGCCATTGGCGACGCTCCGGCTACCGGTGATGACGGTCCTGCCGATGCCGTCGCCGATGAGGGTGAGGTTGCTCAAGCCGCTAACGACGTTTAGATTTTCGCTGTACGCCCCGGCTTTCACGTAGATTACGAACGTGCCGCTCCCGCGGCGACCGCTCTGcttagcggcggcggcggcgttgaGCGCGTCCTTGATCGTCCGGAAGTTTCCGGAGCCGTCCTGCGCGACTACGAGGTCGGGGCGCGACGATGCGAGCTGCAGAAGGCGGCGTTGATGCGAGAGCGTCATCATCCAGCCGGGGGTGGCGggggtggcggcggtggcgggggTTGCATTGTTGACGGCGAGGAGATTGCTGATGAGGTCGGAGAGGTTGTATTGGATGACGGGGCGGATGAGGGCGGGGGAGGCGCCGAGCTCGGCGAAGCCGTGGCGGCAGGTGTGGAGGTTGGTGAGGGCGGCGGAGAGCCAGGTCTGGGAGTCGAGGGGGGAGCAGGCGCGGGAGAGGGTGCGGTTCAGCTGGAGGGCGGCGTTGCTGTAGAGGCGCCAGCAGTCGAGCCAGGCGGTGCGCTCGGCGTCAGACTGGCACCGCGAGCCCAGGCGGCGAAGGTGGGACTGCGCGCGGTCGGCGAGGCCGAGCGTCAGGTGCAGGAAGGAGTGGTAGAGGTCTGAGGAAGAGTTTTGGAAGGGGGGGAATCGGGCGAAGTAGCGGCGGCAGGGTGCGGGGTGCGGGGTGGCGGCGCACCAGCGGTCGATGTCGGCAGCGGagcaggaggtggaggagagggagggggagaggaggatgaggagaaagaggaggaaggggaaggggaagagaTGGTGGGGCATTGTTGGGGGAAGTGGGGGTGGAGGAAGTGGGGGTGAGCGGGGGTCGGGGGAGAACGGGATCTTCGGGGCTTAATTTAAAAAGCGGAGGGGAAGAGGCTGGCTTGTTGGAAACgagttttttaattataatttagtatgttattgatttttatttaaattttttaaaaataaatttaataatacaaaaaattataaaataactagacttaagattttaaatcttaaatagtaactatttgtttttttttttttaataaatgagtGGAAAAGAGGGTGGTCATAGGTCAACATATTACGTGAAGAATTACCCGAAATAGTTAGGTTAAGATGCTATCAGGTCAGGATCCATGATCAGATTCCTGTTTGAGGTTCCAACCTCGACGCCACTCTTTTTGTTTGACCTTCCTAAACCGGCACAAGAGATGCTTTCCCCGTTTGGCCATTTAACATGCACCGGAGCaaaaaagttaaagaaaatTAGTGCAATTGTAGAGGGGCAAGTTATATAGTCAAAATGAAACTTCACATCTTTAAATATCGTTATTTCTCTGTTTGCTAGGTATTATGCCCATGCTTCAATAGAGTTCATATAAaagtgatgtttttttttttttttttttgagagagagagagaatataaaaGTGATGGTTGTATTGGAAAAATTACTTGGCTCTGATCTAACAGTTATTGCCTAATTGGTCGAGCAATTTGGTTGACCCGTAGCCCACAGCTTAGTGCGAGTGCTGGTCATTTGGATTTTTCACCGACCGAGTCAATTTAAAATCCAACATGAAATTGttaaaaaaccaaaataattaAGTGCGTGAGTGCATAAGTCAACAGATAAAGAAAAATGCTATTTGTATATCCATATAAATGTATATCTTATATCTTTGGATACTTaacttcttttaaatttttaatattaaaaaaaactggTAAGTAAATCCTAATCTCTCAATGTAAgaatgtaaatcttacacctaGCTTCAAGACGTGCACATAGTACTGATCATTGAGAAATGTGGTAGAGCAAGAAGAGATCTGAACCGATGTAGAAGGGAGTAGATATTGTCA
This genomic window from Ananas comosus cultivar F153 linkage group 3, ASM154086v1, whole genome shotgun sequence contains:
- the LOC109707820 gene encoding pectinesterase-like, which gives rise to MAVSCLVYRLDLYHSFLHLTLGLADRAQSHLRRLGSRCQSDAERTAWLDCWRLYSNAALQLNRTLSRACSPLDSQTWLSAALTNLHTCRHGFAELGASPALIRPVIQYNLSDLISNLLAVNNATPATAATPATPGWMMTLSHQRRLLQLASSRPDLVVAQDGSGNFRTIKDALNAAAAAKQSGRRGSGTFVIYVKAGAYSENLNVVSGLSNLTLIGDGIGRTVITGSRSVANGFTTFSSPTFSVFADGFMATGITFRNTFGPGSQAVALLSASDRSVFYRCSFEGYQDTLCVFSQRQFYRECDVYGTIDFIFGNAAAVFQNCNIFVRRPRAGESNVITAQGRSDPNQNTGIVVQSSAIRAAPEFVPVERAVRSYLGRPWMQYSRTIFVRSYIDSIIDPAGWLPFNGNFALSTLYYAEFRNTGPGSRLSGRVRWPGYHLIARASTIKEFSAGRFIAGRTWIPSTGVPFSSGF